In Spiroplasma floricola 23-6, the DNA window ATTGTAGGAAATTCGTTTTTAAAATACTTATCTTTAATAGTTTTTATCAAACTTTCACTAAATGCATTATTCTCATTATAATATTTTTTTAATTGATCATTTGAGTTTAAATAAGCATCAGAATCACTATTGTCTCCTTTAATATCACTTCATTTTAAATTTAAATAATTTTCAGTTTCACTTGAAATAAACATATCCTTTCCAATATTTTTATACATTGTATCTCCAATGACTTTAAAAGATTCATTATCTGTTGAAGTATACTTCAATGTTCCTGATAATTTAAAATTTTCTAAATCATCTAGTCCTTTATATTTAGTTACAATTTTATAATCAATAATTACATTTCCTATGTAACTGCCAGGAACTATTTCTCCTGAATTAATTTCAAAATTATCATTAAAAAGTAACTCTATATGATCAAAAACTGAATCAACTTCATCAAGAATTATTTTATATTTATTTAATTTTTTAAGTTCGTTTAATTTTTCTTCTAATAAATTAATTTTGAATATTTTTCCTATATCAATTGCTAATTGTTTTTTATTTTCATTTGTTAATTTATCTTTTCATTCTGGATCTGAGAATTTTAAAATATTTTCTTTAAATAAAAACTGATTTCCCTCTTCCATACTTCCAACACCAATGAGATTGCCAACAACCTCTTTTTCATAATGTTGTGTTCAAACTTCTCCCACTTCTTTTTCAAAATCTTGAACAGCTTGAGTAATATCTTTTTTAGGTTCTTCTATTCCAGAATTACCATCTTTTTGTTTTGTACCACATGCAATAACACTAGTAGTTGTTGAAGCAACAATGCCAATTGTTGCTAATACACTTAACGATTTTTTCATTTTTCATTTTTCCTTTTTTAAAGAGCCTTAAGAAATAAAATAAGTATCTTAATTGATATTTATAATTATATATATTAAGGAAATAAAAACCTTTTTAACTTTTCTTAACCTTAGACTACAAAAGGAGTTGAAAAAATAATATTAAAATGTGTATAAAATAGCTCGTAATTAAAAAATAGACATAAATACGTCTACTCACTTCATATTAAATTTTAAAATTCAATAATCTTTATCATATTTACTAAATACTTTTAGCTTTTAATGATTTTATTTTTTGACATTAGAATTAAACATTCATTTTCTTTATCTAATTTCTTATAAAAAATTGGTCCTGCAGCTTTAATTTTAACTCCAAATCTTTCAGTTAATTTATCAAACTCAATTTCATCTAGCATTACATAAGTTTCATCAATTTTTTCTACTAATAGATAAGGATCTTCAAACGCATCCAAAATTTTAATATCTGAAATAATATTCTTTGTTACTTTTATTTCCATTCTTTGATATATATACATATTTATAACATTCTTTCAAATGTATTTTACTAAAACTAAATGAAAAAACTCAATAATATTGAGTTTTTTAATTAATATACTTGCCAATTTCTCTTTTAGTATTTCTAATTATTGTTTTTCCTGCTTTTAAAGCTAATTTTGTACCACTTGCCATAACAAATGAATTTTGCACATTTTCTAACATTTCAAAGTCATTATCTCCATCTCCTGATGAAATAATATCTTTTGGATCAATATTGTATTTCTCTTGTAAATACTTTATTCCAGTATACTTAGAAACATCTTGGTGCATTAATTCTAATACAAATGGAGAAGTATGCAATATTTTAACATCTTTTAAATCTTTAAATAAACTTCTAATATAGTCAAAATCTTGAGTATGTGCATAAAGAGCAACATTATTTAGTTTTTCATTTGTTAAAACCGTTTCAATATATTCATCAAATTTATCTTCTTTTTCAAATCAAAGAGGAATAACTATAGTTGCTTCATATCTTGGTTTTTCTTCTTTTATACCCGATATTTCAATAGCATTTAAAGTATCTGATAATTTAATACCACAAAAATTATGTAATTTTTTTAAAGCATCATAAATTTTTTGTCTTTGTGTCATAGGTATTGAAAGCTCATAAAGAGTTTTTTGCCCTTTAAACATCGCAGCTCCATTGTTAGTAATTTTATACTCAACATCAAATCCATGTTGTTGTACTAACTCATTTACATGATCAATATCTCTTCCTGTTGCAATAATAAATTTATTTTCTTTTGTTCATTGTTTTACAAAATTTATATCTCTTTCAATTAACTCATAGTTATTTTCTTTTAAAGTTAAAGTACCATCAAAATCACTTATTCATCATTTCATATTTTTTTATATCCTTTCACAATTAAAAGGTATTCATATTAATACCCTATTAAAAGTATAGAACTTTAAAGTAGGTTTAATGCAAGAGTTTTTTAAATAAAAATAAAATATTTTCTATTAACTGTATTTACTTAATTTAATAAAAATAAAATAAAAAAAACATTTTCAAGTTTGAAAATGTTATTTATAAATAAATTATAAAGGTTTTACTCTATTAAATATTAAATGATATTTTTTTAAATATAATTGTTGATAATCAAGCAAGTGCAAAAGAGATTGAAATAGAAATAACTATTAAAGAAGAATAAGATGCTTTATTTATTTCTTTTAAAACTGGTGTTTCTATAAAAATAATTCTTGTTGAACCACTACCTATTATTTCTTGACTTAATATATATCTTACAGGTTCTGCATCTAAATCATAGTTAAAAACATTTGTAATAAATGCTTGTAATCCAATATAATTAATTACTATTTTAAAAGCCTGACTTTGAGAATTACTAACAAGATAAATTAACTCAAGTATACCTATTAAAATAAAGTATCCCAAAATTAAAGATGCAATAACATTAAACATTGTAGCTCTTTCTGTTAAAAGCAATGACATAATAAAAAATATTGAACTTAACATTATTAGAAAAAAGTAGATTTGAATAAATCCTAAAACTATATTATTATAAGCATTTTTTGCATCTTGAGTAAAAGATGCCATTATCAATAATACTATAAGAGCAGGAATATACATCACTGTAATTACTAAAAGTAAAAATAAATATTTCATAAGTATTATTTGAGTTTTTGTTAAGGGTTGTGTTAGCCATAAAGAAATTTGTGTAGAACTTATTTCTTTTAATAAAATTTTATCTATAAAAGTTATCATAACAAAACCATAAATAGCTAAGCCTAAACTTTTAAAAAAGATATTATAAATCAGTTCTAAAGGTATCATTGATTCATAAGTTCCTGATATTGACCCTGATCCTGATAAAGAAGATTCATATATTGATCCTCTTACTATTGTAAATCCTGAAGAGATTAGAGGTAGCATAAAAATACCTACTATAAATATTGTAAAAATTGCTACAGTACTAACAATTAATTTTCAGTGAATTTGAAAATAAGTACCTATTCCATTAAATATTTTCATTAGAACAAATCCTCTACACTATGATTTTTAAATAATTTTACAAAATCCTCTTGGATTTCTTTCATATTTGTCTCTTTAGTATTATATTCTTTAATTAAAACTCCTTGTTTTATAAATCCCACACGATCACATAACTTTAAAACTTCATTAAATTCATGAGAACAAATTATTATAGTTGTTTTAAAGTCATTTTTAAATTTTAATATTAGATCATAAAACTGAATTGATATTGCTAAATCTAAACCTCTTGTTGGTTCATCTAAAACTAAAAATTCTAGTTTGTGCATAATAGCAGAGATTATAGCTGTTTTTTGTTTCATGCCTGTAGACATTTTTTTTATTTTTTTTCTTTGCATCTAATTCGAAAAAATTTAATAGTTTTTCTACAAAATTTCAGTCAACATTCCGTTTTAATTTAGCAACTATTTTTAAGTATTGTATTCCTGTTAATCCATCATATAAAGCAATTTCTCCAGCAATATATCCTGAGAAAAACATTATTTCTTTAGTTTTCTTAAAACTATCAAAATCTTTAACTGTAATTTCTCCTGAATCTGGTTTTACAAAACCTAAAATTTGTCTAATAAGAGTAGATTTCCCTGCTCCATTAGGACCCATAATTCCATAAACTTCATTTTCTTTAACATTTAAAGAGATATCAAAATTTCCTGTATTTTTACTATATGTTTTTGTTACATTTTTTACTATTAACATTTTTATCCTTTCTACTTTTTATATTAAAATTATCACGCTTTATATCTCACTTCTGTTGCCTTCACTGTTCCAGCAGATCAGTATCAGTTAGAACCCACTCCATAAGCGGCAATTTCATATTTTAATTTAATTTCTAAAGTATTCTTATTTTTAAAATTAGCATAAACATATGCTTTATAATAATTTCCTCATTTAAATCCACCTTTATCAGATTCTTTATGTATAATTTCAAATCATTACCCCATACTTTCTCTTAAGTTTCAAGTAAAAGTACGTGAAGCACTGTATACATTTTTATTTTTTATATATTCATCTCAATCCATGTTTTTTCCTTTTTTAAAGTAATACTCTTCTTCAATTACTACTGTTAAATCTGCATAATATTTTTGTAATAAATCTTTTCCTCCAAATTTAGTTAAGTCAATTTCAATGCTTTCTTCTAAAGGTTTAACATTTATAGTATGTCCTCCTGTACCTCATGCTTTTCCAACAGCTCATGTTTCAAGACCCAAATAAATATCATCTGTAACATCTTGTGCTTTATTATTTAGTAAATCAATGTTTTGTGATTCTATATTTTCATTAATATAATTATTTTCTCGTTTATTTAGTTCAAGTCTAGTTGTATCAACCATTGTTGATGTTAAAGGTGTAGTTAATGTTACTACTCCCAAAATTGGTAATAATTTTTTCATATTGTTTTTTCCTTCTATCGACTTCTCAAGTCTAATTTAATTATATATTAATAACACTTATTAAAGTTTTTATTATAAAAAAGTGTTAAAAACACAATTAAATTAACTTATAAAATAAAATTTAGTTTCAATATAAATATTTATAATAAAAAAATAGTAGCAAAAAGTATTATTTAATATTGTAAAAGTTTTATATTCTATATTATTGGATTTTATTTTTTTTATTTGAATAATATAAATAATAATGAAAGTACAAATAGATACTATAGATATTAAAATTAAAGACCAACTTAAAACAATATACTTTTTATATTGTTGTAATTAATTTTCAATTTGAATAGTGAACAAAGTATAAAAGTCTTGCTATAAATACTAAACAAAAGTAAATATAAATATGATAAAAAATAATGTAGAAAACAAAAAGTGCTATAACTGAATTAGTTTAGAAATTAAGCATATCTGCTCCTGATATTGACACAATAAGCAAAAAGTAAAATCCAATAAATTCAAAAAGAATACAAGCCTCTATTTCATTTAAAGTTTTTACTTTCATAACTTTCTTTGAAAGTTTTTCTCGTTTTCGATAATCACACACTCCAAACTATTATTTTATAGAATTTATCAAAATATTATTTTTATAAATATTTTATCTTGTTTAGTAACAAATTATATTTCTATCAAAAGTAAATTCTTTATACTCAATATTTTTCTCTTTCCTTTTTTTTGATAGAAATAATATAGAAAACTATAAATATACAAATAGAGATTATTGGCAATCATATTAAAACTTTACTTAATTTTATATTTTTATTCTCTTCTTCGAGTTTTGAATTTGAATAGTGCAAAAAAAGATAAGTTGATATCTTTGTAAAGTATCAACTATGATTATCATTGCTACAAGAATAGTAGATAAAGCAACATATACTACATCCAGAGTTGAAGCAAAGTCAATTTTGGATTTATTAAAAAGATTAATAAATAATAATAAGAATTTCAGAAGTAATAAATATTATTAAATAATTTATGGGTTTTCTTTTTTTAATTGCTTTCCTAAAAATTATCTGTCTCTCTTTTTCGTAATAATTTGTATGCTAGAAAATATTGTTCTGAATAAATTTAAAGATTAATATTATTTTCTACTCTATTAGAAAATATAAATATTTAAACTCTCTATTTTTTTTTTTTTTTTTAAAATACTTAAAGTTTTTAAACTATACCTTCTTCGAATCTATGATTTTTATATTTAGCTTACATTCAATGCCTACAATTGATTTTTACACTTATAAAAAGAGTTTTATTTTTATAAGTGTAAAAAAATAAAAAACCAGCATAAAGTTGGTTTAATTTCAAACTATTAATTTATAAAAATTATTAATATTCTATTTTTTATAAGTTCTCTAATAATAAATTATATTTTTTTCAAAAAGTAAATTCTTTATACTCTATATTTTTCTCCTTCATTTTTTTAATAGCAATAATATAAAATGCTATAAATAAGCAATTGGATATTATTGGCAGTCAAATTAATGCTTTACTTATTTTTATATTTTTATTATTTTTTTCAAGTTTCTGATTTGAAAAATATAAGAAATTAATAAGAGAAATTCTATTTAAAGGCCCTAATATAAAATACAATAATGTAACAGTAATAACTAAGATAGAAAATACTATATCTAGTTTTGTTTCAAAATTAAATCTAGTTTTTGAAAAATCTATAAATAGTCATATTAATATAGCTATACTAAAAACTTCTGCATCAATACATATTAAAAGATTCCTTACAGGTTTTATTGTTTTTATTTTTTGCATTTTTATCCTTTTCTATAATGAATTAACACTTCACACTATTAAGACTGTAGCTCATAAATATACTCCATTGCCTCTATTTGCTGATTCAATTCTATACACTACATATTGAATTTATAAAGAAATAACTAACAAAATTTTTGCTGCTATTCAACCAATTTTTGGTATAAAACTAGCTATAGCTGCAGCAGTTCTTGTTGCATCTTGAAAAACTTTTGCATAGCGACATAAAACAATAGTAGCTTCATAATTAAATGTTGCTTTATATGTTCCAAATCAATATCACTTTGTATAAATTTCTACTCTAGGAGCATTTGAATATAGTTGATATTCATTCTTGTTTTCTAAATTAAAGCTAATATTATTGTTTTGTTCTTTATATGGTAAGTATTCTACCTTATTAGCTTCTAAAACAAAATAACCTTTAATAAAAGCGTTATTAAGTTCATTAATAAATTCTTCACTTAAAATTAAATTTATTAATTTATAGTTATTTGTAAGTTTTTTTAAATCATCTTTATAAATCTTTAAAATATCTAAATTTGAGTCATATTTTATTTCATCTAAAATTTGTTCTTCCAAAGACCTGTTTACTTCTGAAAAAAAGTCTATTTTGTCACTATTAAATATTTGTGTTAATTCATTAACTATTTGAGAATATCCATTGTTAGATTCTAACTGGCTTTTAAAGAATTGAGTAGTTTTATCCTTTTTTATTCCTCCAAAAGCTGCAACAGATGAACTAGTAATTAACATAGCTGACGCCAATGTTCCTAAGAAAATTTTCACAAAAATCCCTATTTTCTTTTAGATCAAGAAGTTATATTTAAACTTTAAAAACAATTAAATAGTTTTTAAGCTATCCTTTCTTCGAATCTATGATTCTTATCTTTATTTTACAGTCAATGTCTACAATAGGTTTTTACACTTATAAAAAACCAACATAAAGTTGGTTTTTAAAAATTAATACTAACCGTGATTAGTGTCAGTTGAACACATTTGACATTCAGCACAGTTATCATCTAAGTCACAAGAGCAATTACAATCTTTGCAATCTTTATTACATTCCATGATTACGTCACTTCCTTTCATATATATTTTATTACTTTTTAAGTAAATATTTTTTTACTTTAAAATTTGCAATAAAATTTCACTAATTTTTTCACTACCTTTTTTTAAAATTAATTTAAATTGCTCCTCATTACTTCCACTCTCAATGTGATCACTTATCACTTTAAGAGCTATTAAAGGTTTTTTAAACAGATATGCTCCTTGAAAAAATCCAAAACATTCCATATCAAATATTAAAATTGAATCACTCAAAGGTTTTATTATAGAATTAACTTTTTCTTGTGAATTAATAAATACATCACTTGAACAAATATCTACCTTGCTAAAGTCTTGAAAAGATTTTAGCAGATTTTCATCTGAGCAATAATATTGTTGCATTCCAGGAATTTGACCCATTTTATAACCAAATCCTGTAGCATCAGCATTACCAAGATAAGAGTTCTTAACAACTACTGTTTGTAATAAAGATAATTTTTTGCTCAAAGTTCCTACAAGTCCAGCATTAATATAAAAATCAATTTGATATTTTTGATTAACATAAGAAAAACAACTTGCAGCATTAATTAAACCTATTTTTGAAATTGCTATATAAATATTGTCTTTTTGATATATTTCAAAATATTTATCTTCTAATAAATTAGCACAAAGTTTATCTATTAAACTTTGTGCTTCATCTTTCATAGCAAATAAAATTACTCAATTTTTATTTTTCATTATTTTTCCTCTTTAATTCAATAATTATGAGACTCAATTAGTTTAGAACCAATTGTTTCTTTTGAGTGTTTTTTAATAGCAACTTCATATTGATTTTTAAGCAATTTTTTAAAACCAGTCAATAGATCTGCTTTAACAAGTGCTCTGAGGCTCTCTACACCCTCATATTGTCTTTCAATAGATATTTTATCAGCACAAAATATTATCATGTCCAATAAACTCATGTTTTTAGATGCTACTGTATGATTAAAAACAGCAGATATTACTTCTTTATCATCTAAAAGCCAATCATTTTTTAAATGATATGCACCTACAAATGAATGTCAAACTGGTTCAGGTTCTTTTAAAAGTTCTTTATTATTTTTTAATAAACAATCTTTCATTTCTTGGTTAGTTCAGCGTTTTGCAACATCATGAAGTGTTCCTGCCAATAGTGCTTTTTGCAAATCAATATTATTTAAAACAGCTAATTCTAATGCCATTTGACCAACATTTAAAGAGTGAAAATATCTTTTTTCATCCATTTTACTTTCTAATCTTTCATATAGATACATTAATTGATTATTAACATAATCATTTATTTCTTTTATTTGTAAATCTAAATTTTCTAAATTTCTTATTTTTGTTGAACTTAAATGATTGTTTTCAAATTCAAAAGTTTCTAAATTATACTTTTCAACAATGTTTTGATTAAAATTAGTTGTTCTTAAAAAAACTTTAAAATCTATTTCTTTTATAAGGTCATTAAAATGATCTCATTTTTCAAAATTATCTAATTGATCTGAACCCATTATAAAAGAAAATTTTAAATTGGGATAT includes these proteins:
- a CDS encoding HAD-IIB family hydrolase yields the protein MKWWISDFDGTLTLKENNYELIERDINFVKQWTKENKFIIATGRDIDHVNELVQQHGFDVEYKITNNGAAMFKGQKTLYELSIPMTQRQKIYDALKKLHNFCGIKLSDTLNAIEISGIKEEKPRYEATIVIPLWFEKEDKFDEYIETVLTNEKLNNVALYAHTQDFDYIRSLFKDLKDVKILHTSPFVLELMHQDVSKYTGIKYLQEKYNIDPKDIISSGDGDNDFEMLENVQNSFVMASGTKLALKAGKTIIRNTKREIGKYIN
- a CDS encoding ATP-binding cassette domain-containing protein, producing MLIVKNVTKTYSKNTGNFDISLNVKENEVYGIMGPNGAGKSTLIRQILGFVKPDSGEITVKDFDSFKKTKEIMFFSGYIAGEIALYDGLTGIQYLKIVAKLKRNVDWNFVEKLLNFFELDAKKKNKKNVYRHETKNSYNLCYYAQTRIFSFRWTNKRFRFSNINSVLWSNIKI
- a CDS encoding 5'-methylthioadenosine/S-adenosylhomocysteine nucleosidase; translated protein: MKNKNWVILFAMKDEAQSLIDKLCANLLEDKYFEIYQKDNIYIAISKIGLINAASCFSYVNQKYQIDFYINAGLVGTLSKKLSLLQTVVVKNSYLGNADATGFGYKMGQIPGMQQYYCSDENLLKSFQDFSKVDICSSDVFINSQEKVNSIIKPLSDSILIFDMECFGFFQGAYLFKKPLIALKVISDHIESGSNEEQFKLILKKGSEKISEILLQILK
- a CDS encoding nicotinate-nucleotide adenylyltransferase, producing MKKIALFGGSFDPIHTDHINIIKSCKQNLNFDEVWVVPAYVNPFKTLSSSSVVQRLEMLKIATKNLDYVKIETYEISKQNSSFTYDTVKYYKAKYPNLKFSFIMGSDQLDNFEKWDHFNDLIKEIDFKVFLRTTNFNQNIVEKYNLETFEFENNHLSSTKIRNLENLDLQIKEINDYVNNQLMYLYERLESKMDEKRYFHSLNVGQMALELAVLNNIDLQKALLAGTLHDVAKRWTNQEMKDCLLKNNKELLKEPEPVWHSFVGAYHLKNDWLLDDKEVISAVFNHTVASKNMSLLDMIIFCADKISIERQYEGVESLRALVKADLLTGFKKLLKNQYEVAIKKHSKETIGSKLIESHNYWIKEEK